Within the Solibacillus silvestris genome, the region TCAGCGTATAGCATATGGATTATTTGGTGAGAAGAAGACAGCAGGTTACGAAGGAATTGCTGAGGAACTTGTTGGTGATGTGAAGTCACTTCAAGCCGATTTTGCGACAATTGACGTTTCTGAAACTAATGTACTTGCTTCAGCAGTAACAATGTTTCAGGATATGGCAAATAACCGATTAACATCGCCGGGCATTGCTGGAAATGAAGTATATGCAGTGAAAGCACAAACAGATGCAGCAGAAGATTTAATGGAAGTGTTTGTTCCACGTGTTTCTGATGAAAGTGCCGAAGCTGCATCAAATGCTATTACAAAACTAAACGAAATTGTCGCGTACTACGAAGTGGGAAAAGAAGATTACGTAAACTATAATCTCTTCACGACAAAACAAGAACAAGAGCTAATTACAGCGGTAACAAATGTGGAAGCGGCATTACAGCAAATGAATGAATCAATAAAATAGCTATGCTGATGAATAAACGGAAAAATTTTATTTGCATAAGCAAGTTACAGATAAATCATGAGACATAAATTAAAGCGGTTCAAATTCTACGACACGTAAAGTTTGAACCGCTTTTTATTTAGTAAATGGACTTTAATCTAAATGTTCATGCTTTA harbors:
- a CDS encoding iron uptake system component EfeO precursor; the encoded protein is MKNSKKIMMALLAVSVLAACGQKEEEQKAEPVEQQEAVIDVSAEAEQFKSLLAGEMDSFVTDTELLATAINEGKLEDAQKLYPLVTMYYERLQPLAPSFQELDEKINGDIVEGKETDTTGFQRIAYGLFGEKKTAGYEGIAEELVGDVKSLQADFATIDVSETNVLASAVTMFQDMANNRLTSPGIAGNEVYAVKAQTDAAEDLMEVFVPRVSDESAEAASNAITKLNEIVAYYEVGKEDYVNYNLFTTKQEQELITAVTNVEAALQQMNESIK